One segment of Leguminivora glycinivorella isolate SPB_JAAS2020 chromosome 12, LegGlyc_1.1, whole genome shotgun sequence DNA contains the following:
- the LOC125231858 gene encoding transmembrane protein 170A, translated as MYDMLSEFQVSEFDSIGDIFRLKSGDPLDTFGEMWYPVFLWSLCSSVFVHTCAALVAFGTLRKHKYGKFFPVLLIVMGVVSPVTSGVASSAAVAFIYRAANLTMPPIHAMIWGIGQTLLGAGIGFTRILATL; from the coding sequence ATGTATGACATGTTGTCAGAGTTCCAAGTATCAGAATTCGATTCAATCGGGGATATATTTCGACTGAAGTCTGGTGATCCATTAGATACGTTTGGTGAGATGTGGTACCCAGTGTTTTTGTGGTCTTTGTGTTCGTCAGTATTTGTTCACACCTGTGCGGCGCTGGTGGCTTTCGGCACCCTAAGAAAGCACAAGTACGGAAAGTTCTTTCCTGTCCTCTTAATAGTGATGGGTGTTGTGAGCCCAGTGACATCTGGTGTGGCGAGCAGCGCTGCTGTCGCCTTTATATACCGTGCGGCAAACCTGACCATGCCGCCCATCCATGCCATGATATGGGGCATTGGGCAAACTTTGTTAGGGGCTGGCATTGGTTTCACAAGGATTTTGGCAACTTTGTAA